The genomic segment TGACTGTACAAAGTAATAGATCAGGTTTGAAATATTACCAGAATTTAGTACCTATTTAATAcctttaaatatttggtacctaaaacagaataaaaaaaaaatatttaaaaatggtcAGTCAGGTCAGGTCAGTCActggttatttataatttccataTAAAGGTAATTTTACACAatcatttagtaaatattttgtacctaAGCAGGGTGCAAAGCGAAATGACTGTGAAAAACTAAAACAATGACATTTGACAACTACTGTTACTTGTCagatttgttttgttgttaaatttaacGAGCaaatcattttcaattaaaaattgaagtatacggttaaataaataatatatgctaATAACAATCTAAGTAATTTAATGTTACTTTTAgtcttcatataaataataaaaaatatggaagATTCGTCTTTATCCCCTAGCCAGAGTGAGGAAATTAACAGTGAGGTTGATCCAATCATggatattattgattatttggTAAGATGCGcaaatgtttcatttaaaaacgCTACAGTTGATCATCCCGAAGTACGaaacaatgaaaaaattcaATATGCAGTAGAATTTTATAAGCAATCCCCGACACAATTTTTGTTGCAATTCGGCAAATTTATTTCTGCaaatcatttacaatattttgaaaaacagcACTTGAATAATGAAagttttcaaaaatgtttagCTGAATTAAAGTCGTATCATTCAAATGAATCTAGAAATAAGAGAGTCAGAAATAGACGTTACAAAGCCATGCAAAAATTACAAGAGAATACAGATTATTTCAGTGAAAAACAAATGATGTATCGTAACCCACTATTGTATGAGCAACTAATAGGGCAGTACTTAAGTGATGAAGAAATAAGGGACAGAGATGCTGTTGGTACAGAAAATCTTACTTTATTAAGTATGATTCTAGACACAGTTGAAAGGAATGAAATGAGACAGACTAAATATGAACAAATGCTCAATGAGGATGAAGACTCATCTGATGGAACACTGCAAAGCAATGATAACAAGAATGGTGCTTGTAGTAAGGAAAAACAGTGGGGTAGTTTTGATATACCAGATACCGATGCTCCTTATGCACCCGATAAACGAAAACCGGCAATGATAAATGCAAATGAAAGAAATCTTCTAAGAGAAGAATTTTTACACGAAATGTATACTAGTTTTATAGAAGGCAGAGATATCAATTTTGATTATAACTCCGTTGATAATAATGAAGAATATGATGATTTGCAGCAAATATCGCAAGATgcagaagacaaatattttgaCTCTGAAGAAAATGATGCAAGGACATTAGAAGAACATATGACACTTGTAGAAGAATATGgaagaaaaaaatctattgaatcTAGTGAAAGTAATGCAGATCCTTTAGATGTGTATATGCAACACAtttcatataaactttaacaaaatcaattatgttttaattttttctatagatatttacactgataaatattatttgtatttatgtagaTAGTAATATATTTCAAGAAATTTTACTGTTGAATCACAATAAAGTCAAAATaggtaatattaaaagataaaacaacTTATATTCTCTGAtttgtatatttctataatttattttaagtactaaGGTTTTATATA from the Nymphalis io chromosome 10, ilAglIoxx1.1, whole genome shotgun sequence genome contains:
- the LOC126771331 gene encoding coiled-coil domain-containing protein 97 produces the protein MEDSSLSPSQSEEINSEVDPIMDIIDYLVRCANVSFKNATVDHPEVRNNEKIQYAVEFYKQSPTQFLLQFGKFISANHLQYFEKQHLNNESFQKCLAELKSYHSNESRNKRVRNRRYKAMQKLQENTDYFSEKQMMYRNPLLYEQLIGQYLSDEEIRDRDAVGTENLTLLSMILDTVERNEMRQTKYEQMLNEDEDSSDGTLQSNDNKNGACSKEKQWGSFDIPDTDAPYAPDKRKPAMINANERNLLREEFLHEMYTSFIEGRDINFDYNSVDNNEEYDDLQQISQDAEDKYFDSEENDARTLEEHMTLVEEYGRKKSIESSESNADPLDVYMQHISYKL